TTTAATGAATTTATCGCCGGGGTTAATGATTTATCGCCGGGGTTTGATGAATTTATCACCGGGGTTAATGATTTATCGCCGGGGTTTGATGAATTTATCGCCGGGGTTAAAGATTTATCGCCGGGGTTTGATGAATTTATAAATGTTTTTTCTATTTCATTAAAACTATTTTTAGATTTTATATCTTTATGTATCTCATAATTTAAATTTCATAATTTAACCTTGAAATATCTATCAGTAGATTCAAAAATAGGTTTATAATTTTTACTATATTTTTCAGAACGTTCATATGATTTGATAATTTCTTGTATTCCACTAGCGCTAATTTCCATAAATTTCATTCTAAACATAAGATCAGCAGTAATACGATTTCTTCTTTCTGATGGAATATTCATAATATTTAAATCTTGTATTTTTTCATTAGAATACATTCCACCTGGAGAAGTAATTTCTAATCTATCATCATAAATATCTATAGAAATTTCTGAATCATCTCTTGTATAATCTCGATGAACTAATGCATTAACAATTACCTCTCTAATTGCTTCCTTTGGATAATCATAATATTCATTACGTCCATACAAATCTTTTTTTCACATTAAATTTGAATGTTTTTTTATGAATTCAATACTTTTTTCTAGTAAATATAAAATACTTCCTTTATATATAACATAGTCTAATGTTTTAATATCATTATTAGGTGCTTTATCAAGGCCGTTTCATCTTCTACAATAAACTCTTGAATATTTTTCAGGCAATCCATCATCTGAAAAAAGAAGGCCTGCATTAGTTAATTGTTCATTTTTATTAATTAAGTTAAATGAATAAAAGTCTTTTATGTCAATTCTTTTATTTGTCTTTTCTAAATAAATTTTTTCAAATTTCTTAAAAGTTGTATCATTTTTATTTTTTCCAGAATCCATTTCATCAAATCTTACTTTTTTACCTTGTAAAATTAAGTTATCTAATTGAGAACCGGTTACATTGATTGTTGTATTACCATTTCTAATATAAGCTTTATTACTAAAATAATAAGGTTTTTCTTCTCCTTCAAAAATAATAAGCTCTATAATTTCTTTGTTTTCTTTATTTTTTATGGACAAATCATGATTTATAAATTTACTAAAACATTCATTTATTTTACTGCTAATAAATTCAGAATCTTTTTTAGCATTTTTCAATCCTACTCATTCATCATTATCAGAGATACCAAAAAGAATCGTACCACCAGATCCATTAGCAAATGCACAAACAGTTTTTAATCAATGTTTTGTTTTTTTCTTTCAACAGCAACTTTTTTTTCTAATTTTTTTGTTTCGCCTTTAATTTCATTCATAAAAATAAGCCCTTTTAAAAAATATATATTTTTTATAAAAATTATAGCATATTAAAAAATATTTAATTTTTTATCTACATTTTACAGGAAATAAAAAAACTAAATCCAAGTGCAAAAATTTAGATTTAGTTTTTGTTTAAAAAATATTTAATTTTTATTTTTTTACTATAAATATCTTTATAGATTTTTTCAATATTTCTACATTTTAGACCGCTTTATAAATTTTTTTATTAACCAATAAAAGTTAAAGTATTGAAATATTTTTCAAGTTTAAATAAAATATGAAAACTAATAATTATTGTTGTTCTAGGATTCTTTAATTATTTTAAAAAATTTAATTGTTCAAATCTTTTTGTTACATTTAAATTAATTCTTTGTTTATCCAAAATAAATAAGTCTAATTTGGTTAAAATAACTTGAATTAATAAAACTTTTTTTGTATTTACAAATTGAAAAGCAATGCTAAAAATAAATTGCATTAAAATAAATAAAACAATTTTTATTGGTATTTTTTCAATAAAAAACAGAAATTCAACTGTACATTAAAAATTAAAAAAGCACAAACCATATGTCTGCATAGCCAAAATAAAAGTGCATTAAGTAATAAATATATTAGCTAAATTAAATATACAAACACTATTGTACAAAGCAGTAATAATTTATTAAAAAAATGTTTTTTTAGTAAATTTTTTAAAAATTATCAAATATCAAAATTATTTTTTTAGTTTTATCAAAAATAATAGATGATATATTTACAACTAAAATTGAAATCAAAAAATAGGTAAAAGTTGTCGAACTACAAAAATAGCTAGATATCAAAGTTTTTAAAACCCTTAAAATAAAATATTAATGCAAAAAATGAAAAAAACAAACATAAGCTAGGTATTATAAAAAAAGATTTTTTTCTAAGAATTTTCTTTAAATAAGAATTAAAAATTTAGATAATAATTTTTGTTTAAATTAATCTTCATGCATCTTACTTTTCTTAAATTTTATGTTTTTAGACATATAAAAAATATAATAAATTTATTTACCAACTTGTTAAAACTATTTATTTTTGTTTTTTTTAAAAAACATTTATAATTATGCCTATGACAACAAAATTTTTTAATTTAGAACAAAAACAAAATAAAAAATTTTTAATTTTTGGAATATTTGTTTTTATTACAACTTTATTAGGTATAATTAAAAATATTGTAATGTATCAACCTTTTATTATTGAAAGTCAGACTTTAGATATTGATATATT
This Mesomycoplasma neurolyticum DNA region includes the following protein-coding sequences:
- a CDS encoding RNA-binding domain-containing protein, which codes for MRKKSCCWKKKTKHWLKTVCAFANGSGGTILFGISDNDEWVGLKNAKKDSEFISSKINECFSKFINHDLSIKNKENKEIIELIIFEGEEKPYYFSNKAYIRNGNTTINVTGSQLDNLILQGKKVRFDEMDSGKNKNDTTFKKFEKIYLEKTNKRIDIKDFYSFNLINKNEQLTNAGLLFSDDGLPEKYSRVYCRRWNGLDKAPNNDIKTLDYVIYKGSILYLLEKSIEFIKKHSNLMWKKDLYGRNEYYDYPKEAIREVIVNALVHRDYTRDDSEISIDIYDDRLEITSPGGMYSNEKIQDLNIMNIPSERRNRITADLMFRMKFMEISASGIQEIIKSYERSEKYSKNYKPIFESTDRYFKVKLWNLNYEIHKDIKSKNSFNEIEKTFINSSNPGDKSLTPAINSSNPGDKSLTPVINSSNPGDKSLTPAINSLNYQQKLESNKLATFNNIDNLKVKKITYLKENIEKILSFSKNNEYFKSSEIEKELNLKRSRVREILSKMVKENLIEPMGKNKSRKYKIKKPQK